Proteins from one Streptomyces sp. NBC_00289 genomic window:
- a CDS encoding M4 family metallopeptidase: MRPNPRKRIAAGAALLSTAALLAVGIQTVPAAAQPAAPHPSPLRAGALPADITPAQRTALVKSAAAKTTRTARTLGLGAKEKLVVKDVVKDNDGTVHTRYERTYAGLPVLGGDLVVHTPPASRASGTVSTTFNGKRTVKVASTTATYSKSAAQTKALKAARALDAEQPAADSARKVIWAGSGTPKLAWETVVSGFQDDGTPSKLHVVTDAVTGAKLSQFEGVQTGTGNSQYSGTVTIGTTLSGSTYQLNDTTRGTHKTYSLSNGTSGTGTLMTDADDTWGTGSGSNTQTAGVDAHYGAQVTWDFYKNTFGRSGIKNDGVAAYSRVHYSTAYVNAFWDDDCFCMTYGDGTSSTHALTSLDVAGHEMSHGVTSNTAGLNYTGESGGLNEATSDIFGTGVEFYANNSSDVGDYLIGEKIDINGDGTPLRYMDEPDKDGGSADSWYSGVGNLDVHYSSGPANHMFYLLSEGSGSKTINGVTYNSPTSDGVAVAGIGRAAALQIWYKALTTYMTSSTNYAGARTAALNAAAALYGTSSSQYAGVGNAFAGINVGSHITVPSTGVTVTNPGSQSSTVGTAVSLQVSASSTNSGSLTYAATGLPAGLSINSSTGVISGTPTTAGSSSATVTVTDSTGATGTASFTWTVSSSGGGGTCTAAQLLGNAGFESGNTTWTASSGVITNSSSQAAHGGSYKAWLDGYGSTHTDTLTQSVAIPSGCKASLTFYLHIDSAETTTSTAYDKLTVTAGSTTLATYSNLNKATGYTQKTFDLSSFAGSTVALKFSGVEDSSLQTSFVVDDTALTTS; encoded by the coding sequence GTGAGACCCAACCCCCGCAAGCGGATTGCTGCCGGAGCAGCCCTGCTCTCCACCGCCGCCCTCCTGGCCGTCGGCATCCAGACGGTCCCGGCGGCCGCGCAGCCCGCAGCCCCCCACCCCAGTCCCCTGCGTGCCGGCGCCCTGCCCGCCGACATCACGCCCGCGCAGCGCACCGCACTGGTCAAGAGCGCCGCGGCGAAGACGACGCGGACGGCCCGCACCCTCGGCCTGGGCGCCAAGGAGAAGCTGGTCGTCAAGGACGTCGTGAAGGACAACGACGGTACCGTGCACACCCGCTACGAGCGCACCTACGCCGGTCTCCCCGTGCTCGGCGGCGACCTGGTCGTGCACACACCGCCCGCCTCCCGGGCCTCCGGCACGGTGAGCACCACCTTCAACGGCAAGCGCACCGTCAAGGTGGCCTCCACCACGGCGACCTACTCCAAGTCCGCCGCGCAGACGAAGGCGTTGAAGGCGGCCAGGGCGCTGGACGCCGAGCAGCCCGCCGCCGACAGCGCCCGCAAGGTGATCTGGGCCGGCAGCGGCACCCCGAAGCTGGCCTGGGAGACGGTGGTCAGCGGCTTCCAGGACGACGGCACGCCGAGCAAGCTGCACGTCGTCACCGACGCCGTCACCGGCGCGAAGCTCTCCCAGTTCGAGGGCGTCCAGACGGGCACGGGCAACAGCCAGTACAGCGGCACGGTCACCATCGGCACCACGCTGTCCGGCTCGACGTACCAGCTGAACGACACCACGCGCGGCACGCACAAGACGTACAGCCTGAGCAACGGCACGTCCGGCACCGGCACCCTGATGACGGACGCCGACGACACGTGGGGCACCGGCTCCGGCTCCAACACCCAGACCGCCGGCGTCGACGCCCACTACGGCGCCCAGGTGACGTGGGACTTCTACAAGAACACCTTCGGGCGCAGCGGCATCAAGAACGACGGCGTCGCCGCCTACTCCCGCGTCCACTACAGCACGGCGTACGTCAACGCCTTCTGGGACGACGACTGCTTCTGCATGACCTACGGCGACGGCACCAGCAGCACGCACGCGCTGACCTCGCTGGACGTCGCGGGCCACGAGATGAGCCACGGCGTCACCTCCAACACCGCGGGCCTGAACTACACGGGTGAGTCGGGCGGTCTGAACGAGGCCACCTCCGACATCTTCGGCACGGGTGTGGAGTTCTACGCCAACAACTCCTCCGACGTGGGCGACTACCTCATCGGCGAGAAGATCGACATCAACGGCGACGGCACGCCGCTGCGGTACATGGACGAGCCCGACAAGGACGGCGGCTCCGCCGACAGCTGGTACTCCGGCGTCGGCAACCTCGACGTCCACTACTCCTCGGGCCCGGCGAACCACATGTTCTACCTGCTCTCCGAGGGCAGCGGCAGCAAGACCATCAACGGCGTCACCTACAACAGCCCCACCTCCGACGGGGTCGCCGTCGCGGGCATAGGCCGGGCCGCCGCCCTGCAGATCTGGTACAAGGCGCTGACGACGTACATGACGTCCAGCACCAACTACGCCGGTGCGCGCACCGCCGCGCTGAACGCCGCCGCGGCACTGTACGGCACCAGCTCCAGCCAGTACGCGGGTGTCGGCAACGCCTTCGCCGGCATCAACGTGGGCAGCCACATCACGGTCCCGTCGACGGGCGTCACGGTCACCAACCCGGGCAGCCAGTCGTCCACCGTCGGCACCGCGGTGAGCCTCCAGGTCTCGGCGAGCAGCACCAACAGCGGGTCGCTGACGTACGCGGCGACCGGTCTGCCCGCCGGACTGTCGATCAACAGCTCCACCGGCGTGATCTCCGGCACCCCGACGACGGCCGGCAGCTCCAGCGCCACCGTCACGGTCACCGACAGCACCGGCGCGACCGGCACCGCCTCCTTCACCTGGACGGTGAGCTCCAGCGGAGGCGGCGGCACCTGCACCGCGGCGCAGCTGCTGGGCAACGCCGGCTTCGAGTCGGGCAACACCACCTGGACGGCGTCCAGCGGAGTCATCACCAACTCCAGCAGCCAGGCGGCGCACGGCGGTTCCTACAAGGCCTGGCTCGACGGCTACGGCTCGACCCACACCGACACGCTGACCCAGTCCGTGGCCATCCCGTCGGGCTGCAAGGCGAGTCTCACCTTCTACCTGCACATCGACAGTGCGGAGACCACCACCAGCACCGCCTACGACAAGCTGACGGTCACCGCCGGATCGACCACGCTGGCGACCTACTCCAACCTCAACAAGGCCACGGGGTACACCCAGAAGACCTTCGATCTCTCCTCGTTCGCCGGATCCACCGTCGCCCTGAAGTTCAGCGGCGTCGAGGACTCCTCGCTCCAGACCAGCTTCGTCGTGGACGACACCGCCCTGACGACCAGCTGA
- a CDS encoding TauD/TfdA dioxygenase family protein — translation MTTDRATAGESAQPAAGIEVKPVAGHIGAEITGVDLADGPDDAQVAAIRAAVLRWKVVFFRGQRLDHAGHVAFARRFGEPVVLRRRGSASPPDFPEIETTADRLELGGRFGMDHDEWLRRRRHTLLRGWHCDHGARVDPPAATILRAETVPPYGGDTTWSNLAAAYAGLSGPVRAFVDGLRAEHRLGVGYQPRPGDDAYVRHLLDHQIATLHPLVRVHPETGERVLYVNGYYVEQIADVSRAESAAILDLLLEQATRPEYTVRFRWEPGSVAFWDNRATIHLAPSDNAHLGPRTMHRVMLTGDVPVGADGRPSQALVGSEPGRW, via the coding sequence ATGACGACGGACAGGGCCACGGCGGGTGAGTCGGCACAGCCTGCCGCGGGGATCGAGGTGAAGCCGGTCGCCGGCCACATCGGCGCCGAGATCACGGGCGTCGACCTGGCCGACGGCCCGGACGACGCCCAGGTCGCGGCGATCAGGGCCGCGGTGCTGCGCTGGAAGGTGGTGTTCTTCCGCGGCCAGCGGCTCGATCACGCCGGGCATGTCGCGTTCGCCCGCCGGTTCGGCGAGCCCGTCGTCCTGCGCCGCCGGGGCAGCGCCTCACCGCCGGACTTCCCGGAGATCGAGACCACCGCCGACCGGCTGGAACTCGGCGGCAGGTTCGGCATGGACCACGACGAATGGCTGCGCCGCCGGCGCCACACGCTGCTCCGCGGCTGGCACTGTGACCACGGCGCCCGCGTCGACCCGCCCGCCGCGACGATCCTGCGCGCCGAGACCGTTCCGCCCTACGGCGGCGACACCACCTGGTCCAACCTGGCGGCCGCCTACGCCGGGCTCTCCGGCCCGGTGCGCGCGTTCGTCGACGGGCTGCGGGCCGAGCACCGGCTGGGCGTCGGTTACCAGCCGCGGCCCGGCGACGACGCGTACGTCCGTCACCTGCTGGACCACCAGATCGCCACCCTGCACCCGCTGGTCCGGGTCCACCCGGAGACGGGCGAGCGCGTGCTCTACGTCAACGGCTACTACGTCGAGCAGATCGCCGACGTCTCCCGGGCGGAGAGCGCGGCGATCCTGGACCTGCTCCTCGAGCAGGCGACGCGGCCGGAGTACACCGTCCGGTTCCGCTGGGAACCGGGCAGCGTGGCCTTCTGGGACAACCGGGCCACCATCCACCTGGCCCCCTCCGACAACGCCCACCTCGGCCCCCGCACCATGCACCGGGTGATGCTCACCGGCGACGTGCCGGTGGGGGCGGACGGCAGGCCCTCGCAGGCGCTCGTCGGCAGCGAGCCGGGACGCTGGTGA
- a CDS encoding dienelactone hydrolase family protein yields the protein MTSVQGTAVDIPTEDGVADAYLAHPGDGTPRPGVLLYQDAFGLRPHLRAMADRLAAAGYTVLVPNLFYRHGRAPVMELPEFIDPAARPEIFETLYPFVLALTPELIVRDADAYLRWMAGSALVSDGPVAVTGYCMGARLTLPTAAAHPDRVAAVAGFHGSRLVTDAPDSPHLAAGHITAEVYFGHADNDPGLPPEQIERFEEALSAAGVRHTCEVYSGSEHGYTQADTAAYDEKGAERHWVALLDLLKRTF from the coding sequence ATGACCTCCGTACAGGGAACAGCCGTGGACATCCCCACCGAGGACGGCGTCGCCGACGCCTATCTCGCGCATCCCGGTGACGGGACGCCCCGGCCGGGCGTGCTGCTCTACCAGGACGCCTTCGGGCTGCGCCCGCACCTGCGGGCGATGGCCGACCGGCTCGCCGCGGCCGGCTACACGGTGCTGGTTCCCAACCTGTTCTACCGTCACGGACGGGCCCCCGTCATGGAGTTGCCGGAGTTCATCGACCCGGCCGCGCGCCCGGAGATCTTCGAGACGCTGTACCCGTTCGTGCTGGCCCTCACCCCCGAACTGATCGTCCGGGACGCCGACGCGTACCTGCGGTGGATGGCGGGGAGCGCACTGGTCTCGGACGGCCCGGTCGCGGTGACCGGGTACTGCATGGGCGCCCGGCTCACCCTGCCGACCGCCGCCGCACATCCGGACCGGGTCGCGGCGGTGGCCGGTTTCCACGGCAGCCGTCTCGTGACCGACGCGCCGGACAGCCCCCACCTGGCGGCCGGGCACATCACGGCCGAGGTGTACTTCGGCCACGCCGACAACGACCCAGGCCTGCCGCCCGAGCAGATCGAGCGCTTCGAGGAGGCCCTCAGCGCCGCGGGAGTCCGTCATACCTGCGAGGTCTACTCCGGATCCGAGCACGGTTACACGCAGGCCGACACCGCCGCGTACGACGAGAAGGGCGCGGAGCGGCACTGGGTGGCGTTGCTGGATCTGCTGAAGCGGACCTTCTGA
- a CDS encoding cupin domain-containing protein, whose translation MRHALRTTLTGMVAAVTVLVGGTAHATPPGPGVSARLISLTTVGDTDYVVREITVPPGQSTGWHYHDGPLYALVRQGTLSHFDSGCASDGVYRKGSTVQEPAGPGNIHIGRNLGSTPLVLDVLYVLPHGAPFSEDAPNPGCPFQ comes from the coding sequence ATGCGCCACGCGCTCCGCACCACCCTCACCGGGATGGTCGCAGCCGTCACCGTCCTCGTCGGCGGCACCGCCCACGCGACCCCGCCCGGCCCGGGCGTCAGCGCCCGGCTGATCAGCCTGACCACGGTGGGCGACACCGACTACGTCGTCCGGGAGATCACGGTGCCGCCCGGGCAGAGCACCGGCTGGCACTACCACGACGGCCCCCTCTACGCCCTCGTGCGGCAGGGCACGCTGAGCCACTTCGACTCCGGCTGCGCGTCCGACGGCGTCTACCGCAAGGGCAGCACCGTCCAGGAGCCGGCCGGTCCGGGCAACATCCACATCGGCCGCAACCTGGGCTCCACACCGCTCGTCCTGGACGTGCTCTACGTGCTGCCCCACGGGGCGCCGTTCTCCGAGGACGCGCCGAACCCCGGGTGCCCGTTCCAGTGA
- a CDS encoding metallophosphoesterase: MSDSSRDTAEGAGWGAAERGDYQQLMPRKVEKISWLDPKMLWAARNGVLASWFGDPTGRTRGRWVAQRAAAGAPADKVIRRDDPDRFSFMVIGDTGEGDDPQYAVVPGFLKVGQDTDFAVLASDVIYPVGSADDYATKFFRPYQDYRAPIYAIPGNHDWYEDLGAFMRVFCDATPPLPPEPAPRPLTRAWLRSLLWHRPRPHDGEHLGTARKLRSAPAQQAAQPGPYWAIDAGPVRVIGIDTGLLGTVDAEQGAWLREVSQGPRPKILVTGSPLYVDGERHPCPIEGGGTVDDLVRDPAHHYVAAIGGDIHNYQRYPVQVDGRTLQYVVAGGGGAFMHATHTIPRIGVADVTEQDFRCYPLRGDSLAFYSRLYGRRLRLRRFFELSEAEATAVIAERLGIPPTRSPGEPARVTRRTRLVASLLGAGGRPDRTSRLRLPVRKIYTQLFSPSSATYSPPFFKCFLRLDVTPEAIRLRCYAATGNRAQEVEPPVEDEVVIPLT; this comes from the coding sequence GTGTCTGACTCCTCACGCGATACCGCCGAAGGCGCCGGCTGGGGCGCCGCAGAACGCGGTGACTACCAGCAGCTCATGCCGCGTAAGGTCGAGAAGATCTCGTGGCTCGACCCGAAGATGCTGTGGGCCGCCCGCAACGGCGTACTGGCCTCCTGGTTCGGAGACCCCACCGGCCGGACCCGCGGCAGATGGGTGGCCCAGCGGGCGGCCGCCGGGGCACCGGCCGACAAGGTGATCCGGCGCGACGATCCGGACCGGTTCTCCTTCATGGTCATCGGCGACACCGGCGAGGGCGACGACCCTCAGTACGCCGTCGTCCCCGGCTTCCTGAAAGTCGGTCAGGACACGGACTTCGCCGTCCTCGCCAGCGACGTGATCTACCCGGTCGGCAGCGCCGACGACTACGCCACGAAGTTCTTCCGCCCCTACCAGGACTACCGGGCCCCCATCTACGCGATACCGGGCAACCACGACTGGTACGAGGACCTCGGCGCCTTCATGCGCGTCTTCTGCGACGCCACGCCTCCCCTCCCCCCGGAACCCGCACCACGGCCCCTCACCCGGGCCTGGCTCCGGTCACTGCTGTGGCACCGGCCTCGCCCGCACGACGGCGAACACCTCGGCACCGCGCGGAAGTTGCGGTCCGCACCGGCCCAACAGGCCGCTCAGCCCGGCCCCTACTGGGCGATCGACGCCGGCCCCGTGCGCGTCATCGGCATCGACACGGGCCTGCTCGGCACCGTCGACGCCGAGCAGGGGGCATGGCTGCGCGAGGTCTCCCAGGGCCCCCGCCCCAAGATCCTCGTCACCGGCTCGCCGCTGTACGTGGACGGCGAACGCCACCCGTGCCCCATCGAGGGGGGCGGCACGGTCGACGACCTCGTGCGCGACCCCGCCCACCACTACGTCGCGGCGATAGGCGGTGACATCCACAACTACCAGCGCTACCCGGTCCAGGTGGACGGCCGCACCCTCCAGTACGTGGTCGCGGGGGGCGGTGGTGCGTTCATGCACGCCACCCACACCATCCCGCGCATCGGCGTCGCGGACGTCACCGAGCAGGACTTCCGCTGTTACCCCCTGCGCGGTGACTCCCTCGCCTTCTACAGCAGGCTCTACGGGCGCCGACTGCGCCTGCGCCGCTTCTTCGAGCTCAGCGAGGCCGAGGCGACGGCCGTGATCGCCGAACGCCTCGGCATCCCGCCGACCCGCTCCCCGGGCGAACCCGCCCGCGTCACGCGACGCACCCGGCTGGTGGCGAGCCTCCTGGGCGCGGGCGGCCGCCCCGACCGCACCTCGCGGCTGCGGCTGCCCGTGCGCAAGATCTACACGCAGCTGTTCTCGCCCAGTTCGGCGACGTACAGTCCGCCGTTCTTCAAGTGCTTCCTGCGCCTGGACGTCACCCCCGAGGCCATCCGGCTGCGCTGCTACGCGGCCACCGGCAACCGCGCTCAGGAGGTCGAACCGCCGGTCGAGGACGAGGTCGTCATCCCCCTGACCTGA
- a CDS encoding glycoside hydrolase family 64 protein, which translates to MLARITLRLVGAVALIGALLSLGPPAQAAVPDTVPLKITNSSGRGDAVYVYNLGTLLTTGQQGWADANGTFHAWPAGGNPPTPAPDASIPGPAAGQSKTIQVPKFSGRIYFSYGQKLVFRLTTGGLVQPAVQNPTDPNRNILFNWSEYTLNDSGLWLNSTQVDMFSAPYAVGVQRADGSTVNTGHLKAGGYNGFFNALRGQPGGWANLIQTRSDGTVLRALSPGHGLESGALPASVMDDYVNRVWQKYTTATLTVTPFGDQPNTRYYGRVSGNVMNFTNSAGAVVTSFQKPDADSIFGCHKLLDAPNDQVRGPISRTLCAGYNRSTLLANPNQPDATDAGFYQDTVTNHYARKIHAQMADGKAYAFAFDDVGNHESLVHDGAPRQAYLTLDPFN; encoded by the coding sequence GTGCTCGCAAGGATCACCCTCAGACTCGTCGGAGCCGTCGCCCTCATAGGCGCGCTCCTCAGCCTCGGGCCCCCGGCCCAGGCGGCCGTCCCCGACACCGTCCCGCTGAAGATCACCAACAGTTCCGGGCGCGGTGACGCCGTCTACGTCTACAACCTCGGCACCCTGCTGACGACCGGCCAGCAGGGCTGGGCCGACGCGAACGGCACGTTCCACGCATGGCCCGCCGGCGGCAACCCACCCACGCCCGCACCCGACGCGTCCATCCCCGGGCCGGCGGCCGGGCAGTCCAAAACGATCCAGGTCCCCAAGTTCTCGGGCAGGATCTACTTCTCGTACGGTCAGAAGCTGGTGTTCAGACTGACCACCGGCGGCCTGGTGCAGCCGGCCGTGCAGAACCCGACCGACCCGAACCGCAACATCCTCTTCAACTGGTCCGAATACACGCTCAACGACTCCGGACTGTGGCTCAACAGCACCCAGGTGGACATGTTCTCCGCGCCCTACGCGGTCGGCGTGCAGCGCGCCGACGGCAGCACCGTCAACACCGGGCACCTCAAGGCGGGCGGATACAACGGGTTCTTCAACGCCCTGCGCGGACAGCCGGGCGGCTGGGCCAACCTGATTCAGACCCGCTCCGACGGCACCGTGCTGCGGGCACTGTCACCCGGACACGGCCTGGAGAGCGGGGCGCTTCCGGCTTCCGTGATGGACGACTACGTCAACCGCGTCTGGCAGAAGTACACGACCGCGACACTGACGGTCACGCCCTTCGGCGACCAGCCGAACACCAGGTACTACGGCCGGGTCTCCGGCAACGTCATGAACTTCACCAACAGCGCCGGCGCGGTCGTCACCAGCTTCCAGAAGCCGGACGCGGACAGCATCTTCGGCTGCCACAAACTGCTGGACGCCCCCAACGACCAGGTGCGCGGCCCGATCTCCCGCACCCTCTGCGCGGGCTACAACCGGTCCACGCTCCTGGCGAACCCCAACCAGCCCGACGCCACGGACGCGGGCTTCTACCAGGACACGGTGACCAACCACTACGCCCGCAAGATCCACGCGCAGATGGCCGACGGCAAGGCGTACGCCTTCGCGTTCGACGACGTCGGCAACCACGAGTCGCTCGTCCACGACGGTGCTCCCCGGCAGGCGTATCTGACCCTCGACCCGTTCAACTGA
- a CDS encoding aldo/keto reductase has protein sequence MATIPTHTLNDGTTIPAIGLGTWPMDDAQAEPAVRGALELGYRLVDTATNYRNETGVGLGVARSGVPREEVVVTTKLPGRHHGYEETLASFEESRRRLGLDYVDLYLIHWPLPRVGRYVDSWRAMIKLREDGLVRSIGVSNFTAGHIERLEKETGVLPSVNQIELHPFFPQSELRAFHTAKGIRTESWSPLGRGTRLLEDPVVVTVAEAHGVTPGQVVLRWHVQLGAIPIPKSADPDRQRENLDIFGFELGPAQMRAVADRDHQRIGGDPEVHEEF, from the coding sequence GTGGCCACCATCCCGACGCACACGCTGAACGACGGTACGACGATCCCCGCCATCGGTCTGGGCACCTGGCCGATGGACGACGCGCAGGCGGAACCGGCGGTGCGCGGTGCCCTGGAGCTGGGATACCGCCTTGTCGACACGGCGACGAACTACCGCAACGAGACCGGTGTCGGCCTCGGCGTGGCGCGCAGCGGGGTCCCGCGGGAGGAGGTGGTGGTGACGACGAAGCTGCCGGGCCGGCACCACGGCTACGAGGAGACCCTCGCGTCCTTCGAGGAGTCCCGCCGCCGGCTCGGTCTGGACTACGTCGACCTGTACCTCATCCACTGGCCCCTCCCCCGCGTCGGCAGGTACGTCGACTCGTGGAGGGCGATGATCAAGCTGCGCGAGGACGGTCTCGTGCGGTCGATCGGCGTCTCGAACTTCACCGCCGGGCACATCGAGCGGCTGGAGAAGGAGACCGGGGTCCTGCCCTCCGTCAACCAGATCGAGTTGCACCCCTTCTTCCCGCAGAGCGAGCTGCGCGCCTTCCACACCGCCAAGGGCATCCGCACCGAGAGCTGGAGCCCGCTGGGCCGCGGCACGCGGCTGCTCGAGGACCCCGTCGTCGTCACCGTCGCGGAGGCGCACGGCGTGACACCCGGCCAGGTCGTGCTCCGCTGGCACGTCCAGCTCGGTGCGATCCCCATCCCGAAGTCGGCGGACCCGGACCGGCAGCGCGAGAACCTCGACATCTTCGGTTTCGAACTGGGCCCGGCCCAGATGCGGGCCGTCGCCGACCGGGACCACCAGCGCATCGGCGGGGACCCTGAGGTGCACGAGGAGTTCTGA
- a CDS encoding MHYT domain-containing protein — protein MDGTVDGFRYGAVTPVAAYLMACLGGALGLRCVVRSLHNDQSWKPGWLALGAASIGCGIWTMHFVAMIGFQVEETRIGYHVGLTVLSLVVAVVVVGIGVFAVGYRGATTATLSAAGTVTGLGVAAMHYLGMGAMRLDGDIRYASPAVALSVVIAIVAATAALWAAVSIRGFLASLGASLVMGVAVSGMHYTAMEAVTVHVHDTVGASWAGESPTSLLLPMLLGPVVFLLLAGVVVMFDPLLVMGDAGWNGQPAPRRTASAVTAATRAPRRGSAEHPGSPKDAPADPTWSRRDPYEVPRRTRE, from the coding sequence ATGGACGGCACGGTCGACGGGTTTCGGTACGGCGCGGTCACTCCGGTGGCGGCGTATCTGATGGCCTGTCTGGGAGGGGCCCTGGGGCTGCGCTGCGTCGTCCGGTCGCTGCACAACGATCAGTCGTGGAAGCCGGGTTGGCTCGCACTCGGGGCCGCGTCGATCGGCTGCGGCATCTGGACCATGCACTTCGTCGCCATGATCGGCTTCCAGGTCGAGGAGACCCGGATCGGCTACCACGTCGGGCTCACCGTACTGAGCCTGGTGGTGGCCGTCGTCGTGGTCGGCATCGGCGTCTTCGCCGTGGGGTACCGGGGCGCCACCACCGCCACGCTGTCCGCCGCGGGAACCGTCACCGGCCTGGGTGTCGCCGCGATGCACTACCTGGGCATGGGGGCGATGCGGCTGGACGGCGACATCCGGTACGCCTCGCCCGCCGTCGCACTCTCCGTGGTGATCGCGATCGTCGCCGCGACCGCCGCGCTGTGGGCCGCGGTCTCGATCCGGGGCTTCCTGGCGAGCCTCGGGGCCAGCCTGGTGATGGGCGTGGCCGTGTCGGGGATGCACTACACGGCCATGGAGGCCGTCACCGTCCATGTGCACGACACCGTCGGCGCGTCCTGGGCCGGTGAATCGCCCACCTCGCTGCTGCTGCCGATGCTCCTCGGGCCGGTGGTCTTCCTGCTGCTGGCCGGCGTGGTCGTCATGTTCGACCCCCTTCTCGTCATGGGCGACGCCGGATGGAACGGGCAGCCCGCACCCCGGCGGACCGCCTCCGCCGTCACCGCCGCGACCCGTGCGCCACGCCGAGGTTCCGCCGAACACCCCGGCTCCCCCAAGGACGCTCCCGCCGACCCGACCTGGTCCCGGCGGGATCCGTACGAGGTCCCGCGGCGCACGCGCGAGTGA
- a CDS encoding LLM class flavin-dependent oxidoreductase, which yields MSPTSRPLRKLGFLTIGLFDEADPRRGHESTLEIIELGERLGFDSAWVRHRHLQYGISSPVAVLAAASQRTHRIELGTAVIPLGWENPLRLAEDLATVDILSGGRLNPGVSVGPPMHYDQVKGALYPDTAETEDFGYTRVGRLLDGVRGKPVTGFQGVEGFEVFSERVQPHSPGLGGRLWYGGGSLGSARWAGENAMNFLTSSVVKAEGQETAGPADFAGIQLSHIRAFRAHHPDGEAARVSQGLVVIPTDSASPAQRAKYEEYAAKRAPRTASPQGPARLMFAPDLVGTSEELVERLHAHAAFREVDEVAFALPFTFGHEDYVQILTDMATRLGPALGWQPAG from the coding sequence GTGTCCCCGACCTCACGCCCGTTGCGCAAGCTGGGCTTCCTCACCATCGGTCTCTTCGACGAAGCCGATCCGCGCCGGGGACACGAGTCCACGCTGGAGATCATCGAGCTGGGCGAGCGGCTCGGCTTCGACAGCGCGTGGGTCCGCCACCGCCACCTCCAGTACGGCATCTCGTCCCCGGTCGCCGTGCTCGCCGCCGCCTCGCAGCGCACCCACCGCATCGAACTGGGTACCGCCGTCATCCCGCTGGGCTGGGAGAACCCGCTGCGGCTGGCCGAGGACCTGGCGACCGTCGACATCCTGAGCGGGGGCCGGCTCAACCCGGGGGTCAGCGTCGGCCCGCCGATGCACTACGACCAGGTCAAGGGCGCCCTGTACCCGGACACGGCCGAGACCGAGGACTTCGGCTACACGCGGGTGGGGCGGCTGCTGGACGGCGTCCGCGGCAAGCCGGTCACCGGCTTCCAGGGCGTCGAGGGCTTCGAGGTGTTCTCGGAGCGGGTGCAGCCGCACTCCCCGGGGCTGGGCGGCCGCCTGTGGTACGGCGGCGGCAGCCTCGGTTCCGCGCGCTGGGCGGGCGAGAACGCCATGAACTTCCTGACCAGCAGCGTCGTCAAGGCGGAAGGGCAGGAGACGGCGGGCCCCGCGGACTTCGCCGGCATCCAGCTGTCGCACATCCGTGCCTTCCGCGCCCACCACCCCGACGGCGAGGCCGCCCGCGTCTCCCAGGGCCTGGTCGTCATCCCCACCGACTCCGCCTCACCCGCGCAACGCGCGAAGTACGAGGAGTACGCCGCCAAGCGCGCTCCGCGCACCGCGTCACCGCAGGGCCCGGCACGGCTGATGTTCGCGCCGGACCTGGTGGGCACCTCGGAGGAACTCGTCGAACGGCTGCACGCGCACGCCGCGTTCCGTGAGGTCGACGAGGTCGCCTTCGCGCTGCCGTTCACCTTCGGGCACGAGGACTACGTCCAGATCCTCACCGACATGGCCACCCGGCTCGGCCCGGCGCTGGGCTGGCAGCCGGCCGGCTGA